Proteins co-encoded in one Xiphophorus couchianus chromosome 3, X_couchianus-1.0, whole genome shotgun sequence genomic window:
- the LOC114142217 gene encoding uncharacterized protein LOC114142217, protein MRPAQESNVFRRLRAYSGISPTPPGEESLDTWMEQAQLMVDESDCSIREKRKRIVESLKGPALEIAQAVRTDDPDASPEEYIEALERAFGSPESPEDLYFSFRALRQSTGESLSDFLRRVERKLTKVVQRGGITPNLRDSARVEQLLRGATESEILLLQLRLRERKRNPPPFLTLLNEIREEEFQQSVRKKNMAPSARSIVRQVRVEDENKSESEVQELQAQVKMLQSQVAELTTGQLKATSNAQKVFHTDEIKPRENYEVQALRKQVEDVQHHLNMMTVTHTNPPQSKGARWRPENQANKVNKAPSHLSSPRTTHTNHDEEDFFCYRCGEGGHVSTHCTAPEDNGKVIQKLIRSLRRQKRNNEINKQEKETSSTNCSVKRNAVETQHATGIPKGLVGEASLSKVIIEGQPTNALMDSGSSVTIIFESWYTDHLSHLPLHPISSLALWGLSESCYPYKGYIAMNVEFLEDGLHTEPTTVLALVCPDPKGPDQAPVIMGTNACRFHHQPKTPDEAECHGQAQSWRVSVSTPKTFKQKHPSRQLDDNVGHIKWMGPGPLKIPPGGSALAACKVIAKVSWEQDMLVVEPPEQPSLPDGILVPPCVLLPSDMNVNNFSLVLKNESIKPKAIPKGTIVACIHKANVVTELHKGQESSQTIDPGLFDFGDSPIPSAWKERLAHKLSEKAGVFSLEEWDVGLARGVEHTIRLSDSRPFRERSRRLAPADIDDVRSHLQKLLAAGIIKESRSPYASPIVVARKKNGSIRMCIDYRTLNARTIPDQYTVPRIDEALDCMTGSRWFSVLDLRNGYYQIGMADQDKEKTAFICPLGFFQFERMPQGITGAPATFQRLMEKVVGDMNLLQCLVYLDDLIVFGRTLEEHEERLLKVLDRLQEYGLKVSINKCQFCQPQVKYVGHIVSASGISTDPEKIKAVLNWEQPTDLKSLQSFLGFCGYYRRFIANYSSIVRPLTDLTKGYPPVNKGQKAVDSNSVYLKKSEPFGDRWTLACTTAFKKVIQCLTNAPVLAFADPTKPYILHVDASFDGLGAVLNQEHPEGLRPVAFASRKLRNSERNYPVHQLEFLALKWAVVDKLHDYLYGAKFTVRTDNNPLTYVLTTAKLSAAGHRWLAALSTYDFGIQYRPGRENIDADLLSRNANSEEEGWIPPSGVKALCKTVSVAGVSENMRCVDQLGVSPSAIPDLYVYPISLGENPVQQFSMTDLKNEQDSDKAIGKIKNEIKSGNWPCSFQTDHQEAILLQREKEKLQIKNGLMYRRTLRPTGKEVFQLVLPPKHRLQVLKQLHDDFGHLGIEKTTELVRNRFYWPKMAHDIEHYVKTCGVCVAHKTLPRKTSPLHQITSRGPLDLVCIDFLSIEPDSRGVANVLIITDHFTRYAQAIPTSNQRATTVAKVLLEKFFVHYGLPCRIHSDQGRDFESLLIKELLNMLGIKKSRTTPYHPQGDPQPERFNRTLLSMLGTLEPKDKQKWSQHVASMVHAYNCTRNEATGYSPYFLMFGREARLPVDVCFGLSQAGEEVMKHHQYVNKLRKELRHACQLSTEASNKNHQKNKRSYDSRVCAQNLEEGDRVLIRALGIPGKHKLKEKWNLQPYVVVGKLPNLPVYRVKPESGRGVVKTLHRDHLLPIGFLVRIPEIPERSSLPQRPSTRSTDVSTAKYEVQHPAEEVRDEDSEEEEDVSQQFCRGVVQDAWLTRPPTVQLLTLANDRSDVISEGDLGGPPLSCNEEGLLDHYAVVEEDPVADTGLEVGDVPTSSVSDDEINSTCVPATKRLVKPVIRLSYDEPGKPTDKPLVIVHRGDREWTESDAFGELKARVLPRRRWTRRDLLHLRWAAVWIFLAFVDNVVRGSTAFRRQESSGTYLHQSLWVEDPGAWLKWAMPPQFVVYPEGRARALVWGCVVSPIRMGQEQGKETM, encoded by the exons ATGAGGCCTGCCCAAGAAAGTAATGTCTTCAGGCGTCTCCGAGCATATTCTGGCATAAGTCCCACACCTCCAGGAGAGGAGAGTTTGGATACATGGATGGAGCAAGCACAGCTAATGGTGGATGAGAGTGACTGTTCCATTCGAGAAAAACGGAAAAGGATCGTAGAAAGCTTGAAAGGACCTGCTCTGGAAATTGCTCAAGCCGTACGGACTGATGATCCAGATGCATCCCCAGAGGAATATATTGAAGCTCTGGAAAGAGCGTTTGGATCACCAGAGAGTCCTGAGGATCTCTACTTCTCCTTCAGAGCCTTACGTCAAAGCACAGGTGAAagtctttcagattttttacgGAGAGTGGAGCGAAAGCTAACAAAAGTTGTTCAGCGAGGAGGGATAACTCCCAACCTGAGGGACAGTGCACGTGTGGAACAGCTCCTTCGTGGAGCCACAGAGTCCGAAATACTGCTACTACAGTTACGCCTAAGAGAAAGAAAGCGTAATCCTCCTCCCTTCCTGACACTGTTGAATGAAATCAGAGAAGAAGAGTTTCAACAATCagtgaggaagaaaaatatggCTCCTTCAGCTAGATCGATTGTCAGGCAGGTGAGGGTGGAAGATGAAAATAAGTCAGAATCTGAAGTTCAGGAGCTGCAGGCTCAAGTCAAAATGCTGCAGTCCCAAGTGGCTGAACTCACAACTGGACAGTTGAAAGCCACCTCGAATGCTCAAAAAGTATTCCACACAGATGAAATTAAACCCAGAGAAAATTATGAAGTTCAGGCtttaagaaaacaagttgaGGATGTGCAACATCATCTCAATATGATGACTGTGACACACACAAATCCTCCTCAGTCTAAAGGTGCAAGATGGAGACCGGAAAACCAAGcaaataaagtgaataaagCTCCCTCTCACCTCAGTAGCCCAAGAACTACTCACACCAACCATGACGAAGAGGATTTCTTCTGTTACAGATGTGGGGAAGGAGGACATGTGTCTACTCATTGTACAGCCCCTGAAGACAATGGCAAAGTCATTCAGAAACTGATTCGTTCTCTGAgaaggcaaaaaagaaataatgagataaacaaacaggaaaaagagaCCTCAAGTACCAACTGCTCTGTCAAAAGAAATGCAGTTGAGACCCAACATGCTACAGGCATCCCTAAGGGACTAGTAGGAGAGGCCTCGCTCAGTAAAGTAATCATTGAAGGTCAACCAACCAATGCCCTGATGGACAGTGGTTCTAGTGTTACCATAATATTTGAAAGTTGGTACACAGACCATTTGTCCCACTTACCTCTTCATCCTATTTCCAGCTTGGCACTTTGGGGACTCAGTGAATCCTGCTATCCATACAAGGGCTATATAGCTATGAATGTTGAGTTCTTGGAGGATGGTCTTCACACAGAGCCAACGACAGTGTTAGCCCTAGTCTGCCCCGACCCTAAGGGTCCAGACCAGGCCCCAGTAATCATGGGAACCAACGCCTGTCGTTTTCATCACCAGCCCAAGACTCCAGATGAAGCTGAATGCCATGGACAGGCTCAGTCATGGCGAGTTTCTGTCAGTACACCAAAGACCTTTAAACAGAAACACCCCTCACGCCAGCTGGATGATAATGTTGGACACATAAAATGGATGGGTCCTGGACCTCTTAAGATCCCCCCTGGTGGTTCAGCCCTGGCAGCCTGTAAAGTCATTGCAAAAGTGTCTTGGGAGCAGGATATGTTGGTGGTTGAGCCTCCTGAGCAGCCCTCTCTCCCAGATGGAATACTGGTGCCACCATGTGTTCTCTTACCATCTGACATGAATGTAAACAACTTCTCACTGGTGCTAAAAAACGAGTCAATCAAGCCCAAAGCCATCCCTAAGGGCACCATTGTGGCATGTATTCATAAAGCCAACGTTGTGACCGAGTTACACAAAGGCCAAGAGTCAAGTCAAACAATAGATCCTGGATTGTTTGATTTTGGCGACTCTCCAATCCCAAGTGCCTGGAAGGAGAGGCTTGCTCATAAGCTATCAGAGAAAGCAGGAGTGTTCTCCCTTGAGGAATGGGATGTTGGACTGGCCAGAGGAGTCGAACATACCATCCGCCTCAGTGACTCACGACCTTTTCGAGAAAGATCAAGACGTCTTGCCCCTGCAGATATCGATGACGTGCGAAGCCATCTGCAGAAACTGCTGGCAGCAGGAATAATAAAGGAGTCACGTAGTCCTTATGCTTCGCCCATCGTGGttgcaagaaaaaagaatgGCTCGATCAGGATGTGTATTGATTACCGCACCTTGAATGCACGAACAATCCCTGATCAATACACCGTTCCTAGGATTGATGAAGCCTTGGATTGTATGACAGGAAGCCGCTGGTTTTCTGTATTGGATCTTCGAAATGGCTATTACCAGATTGGTATGGCTGACCAAGACAAGGAGAAGACAGCCTTTATCTGCCCCCTAGGGTTCTTCCAGTTTGAGCGTATGCCCCAAGGCATTACAGGAGCCCCGGCTACCTTTCAACGGTTAATGGAAAAGGTTGTTGGAGACATGAACCTCCTGCAATGTTTAGTATACCTGGATGACCTAATAGTGTTCGGCCGGACACTAGAGGAACATGAGGAACGTCTCCTCAAAGTATTGGACCGACTACAAGAATATGGTCTGAAGGTGTCTATTAATAAGTGTCAGTTCTGTCAACCTCAGGTCAAGTATGTTGGCCACATTGTGTCTGCTTCAGGAATTTCTACTGACccagaaaaaattaaagcagtCCTTAACTGGGAGCAGCCTACGGATCTTAAGAGTCTTCAGTCGTTTTTGGGTTTCTGTGGCTACTACAGAAGATTCATTGCCAACTACTCTTCCATTGTGAGACCCCTGACAGACTTAACCAAAGGCTACCCTCCTGTTAACAAAGGACAGAAAGCAGTTGACTCCAATTCAGTCTACCTTAAAAAATCTGAACCCTTTGGAGACAGGTGGACTTTGGCCTGTACTACTGCTTTTAAGAAAGTAATACAGTGCCTTACAAATGCGCCGGTCCTGGCATTTGCCGATCCAACTAAGCCCTACATATTGCATGTAGATGCCAGCTTTGATGGGCTAGGTGCTGTGCTCAACCAGGAACATCCAGAAGGATTGCGTCCTGTAGCCTTTGCCAGTCGAAAGCTGAGAAACTCTGAGAGAAACTATCCGGTCCATCAACTCGAGTTCCTCGCACTCAAGTGGGCTGTGGTCGATAAGTTACACGATTACTTGTACGGAGCCAAGTTCACTGTGAGAACCGACAACAACCCACTGACCTATGTCCTTACTACGGCCAAACTTAGTGCTGCAGGTCATAGATGGTTGGCTGCCCTGTCCACCTATGATTTTGGCATTCAGTACCGACCAGGCAGGGAGAATATTGATGCCGACCTGCTTTCCAGAAATGCAAACTCTGAAGAGGAGGGGTGGATACCCCCATCTGGAGTGAAAGCCCTATGCAAAACTGTAAGTGTTGCTGGGGTCTCTGAAAACATGCGGTGTGTGGATCAACTGGGTGTATCTCCATCCGCTATTCCTGATCTGTATGTGTACCCCATCTCTCTTGGTGAGAACCCAGTGCAACAGTTCAGTATGACAGACCTAAAAAATGAACAAGACTCAGACAAAGCTATtggaaagattaaaaatgagataaaatctGGAAATTGGCCCTGTAGCTTCCAGACGGATCATCAGGAGGCCATTCTGCTACAGcgagaaaaggaaaagttgcAGATAAAGAATGGACTGATGTATAGGAGAACTTTAAGGCCTACAGGGAAGGAAGTGTTCCAGTTGGTGCTTCCACCAAAACATCGGCTTCAAGTATTAAAGCAGTTGCATGATGACTTTGGGCACCTTGGTATTGAAAAAACAACCGAGTTGGTGCGGAATCGGTTCTATTGGCCGAAAATGGCACACGACATTGAGCATTATGTCAAGACCTGTGGGGTATGCGTGGCTCACAAGACCTTGCCTCGCAAAACCAGTCCCCTACACCAGATCACAAGTCGGGGCCCATTAGACTTGGTCTGTATAGACTTCCTGTCAATCGAGCCAGATTCTCGTGGGGTGGCCAATGTTCTCATTATTACTGACCATTTTACTCGGTATGCTCAGGCCATACCCACCAGCAACCAAAGAGCTACTACAGTTGCTAAAGTTCTGCTAGAAAAGTTCTTTGTGCACTATGGTCTGCCATGCCGAATCCACTCTGACCAAGGTCGTGATTTTGAGAGTTTACTGATCAAAGAGCTCCTTAATATGCTGGGGATAAAGAAATCAAGAACTACACCCTATCATCCCCAGGGAGATCCCCAGCCAGAGCGCTTTAATCGTACTCTCTTGTCTATGTTGGGCACTCTCGAGCcaaaggacaaacaaaaatggagtcaGCATGTGGCCTCTATGGTTCATGCTTATAACTGTACTCGTAATGAGGCCACAGGATATTCACCATACTTCCTGATGTTTGGCCGGGAGGCTCGCCTGCCtgtggatgtgtgttttggtttgtcTCAAGCTGGAGAAGAAGTCATGAAACATCATCAATATGTGAACAAACTGAGAAAAGAGCTACGTCATGCTTGCCAGCTTTCGACTGAGGCTTCCAACAAGAATCatcagaaaaacaagagaagctATGATAGCAGGGTATGTGCTCAGAACCTGGAGGAAGGAGATCGGGTTCTTATTCGAGCCTTGGGAATCCCTGGAAAACACAAGTTAAAGGAGAAGTGGAATCTGCAACCTTATGTGGTTGTTGGGAAGCTCCCTAACTTACCTGTTTATCGGGTAAAACCCGAAAGTGGACGAGGTGTAGTAAAGACTCTCCACAGAGACCATCTGCTACCAATAGGGTTTCTGGTGAGGATTCCAGAAATCCCTGAAAGAAGCTCCCTGCCTCAGAGACCTTCCACCAGATCCACTGATGTATCTACAGCAAAGTATGAGGTGCAGCATCCCGCAGAGGAAGTGAGAGATGAAGATtctgaagaggaggaagacgtCTCTCAGCAGTTCTGCAGAGGAGTTGTCCAGGATGCCTGGTTAACACGTCCTCCAACGGTCCAGTTATTGACCCTTGCTAATGACAGATCTGATGTCATCTCGGAAGGAGATCTTGGTGGACCACCTCTGTCATGCAATGAGGAGGGATTGCTTGATCACTACGCAGTTGTAGAAGAGGACCCTGTGGCGGACACAGGGCTGGAGGTGGGAGACGTCCCAACATCTAGTGTGTCTGATGATGAAATTAACTCTACCTGTGTTCCTGCTACTAAACGACTGGTTAAGCCTGTCATCCGACTGAGCTACGACGAGCCGGGAAAGCCCACGGACAAGCCATTGGTCATTGTGCACAGGGGG GACCGCGAATGGACCGAGAGTGACGCGTTCGGTGAGCTGAAGGCCAGGGTTTTACCAAGGAGACGGTGGACCCGGAGAGACCTGCTGCACCTGCGTTGGGCCGCGGTTTGGATTTTCCTTGCCTTCGTGGATAACGTAGTGCGGGGTTCGACTGCTTTCAGGAGACAGGAGTCGTCGGGAACTTACCTACATCAGTCGCTGTGGGTTGAGGACCCGGG TGCTTGGCTAAAGTGGGCCATGCCCCCGCAGTTTGTGGTCTACCCAGAGGGCCGTGCCAGAGCActcgtgtgggggtgtgtggtCAGTCCAATCAGGATGGGGCAAGAACAGGGCAAGGAGACCATGTGA